The following are encoded together in the Salvelinus alpinus chromosome 29, SLU_Salpinus.1, whole genome shotgun sequence genome:
- the LOC139558919 gene encoding zinc finger protein ZFPM2-like, whose amino-acid sequence MNGFGTQRRLGTLPTYGYNVPSGDKRRVPTATAQSEVREVPPPPLDIEGVPAYSIALHLALRVVLEAGVVALLEPRAVGLDGIPSRVLRAYADQLAGAKVEAAVSTGGGTMKCTVFDHTADSLPSLQKHILSHLSQTGYRCSHCHFSFTSPRELDKHHEIHRHCFSYSVKLEPSSPRQASSSIQNNMVPAAFPMGLFLSHFPYSQDLRAAPQASEILAKMSELVHHRLRHGGTNHYPAHVMYSTLVPKGAMCFECNITFGNLDNYLIHKKHYCNSGWQHVAKPHDYTSVLDKVTDTGSPKSGGLGGLGSLNMSQGHLSDPNSHLTSPCLNLSGLDLFTIGEGKAQVQAELPGTVKNPSIPTRTDDNPSIQADVTSPKASQMPKTEILDPNKTTCEPCKITFSRTETYMVHKQYYCATRHDPLMKRAQSNKLPATQRTVRLRKRKKNFKMNIPNNEQQRSSMNHHPHYFGIAPTGGPGMCQDPREIFGKQFHPRYNMFLGMVPKHPEANLPFTKSALISKCNAIAQDELDNAIDLSKTCSSSSPGKLYTTHKRLMDYHECTVCKISFNKVEDYLAHKRSSCPVTAPDRKTSAVVALTGISLLSSKRKARMSFCPKNLALFYLKKMRLDEHISTFYRIKPADYTTGTVVMQRELSELRQSPNEGSEVKKDQPMPDGYQETQGVLPQNGPQEPEDMVIDTENTLQDNKLVNSHLPDSHVSSLSDSESPVSVNSKKSTSSSLSSPAQSKTEDVLPSCVKRGLNGSIQATKCSVKYCRPCDIQFNNLSNFITHKKFYCSSHTAEHVK is encoded by the exons cagtctgaggtgcgggaggttcctccgccccctcttgacatcgagggggtcccggcgtatagC atcgccctgcacctcgccctccgggtcgtcctcgaggccggtgtcgtcgcgctgctggagccgcgc GCTGTCGGcctagacggcatccctagccgcgtcctcagagcatacgcagaccagctggctg GTGCTAAGGTGGAGGCGGCGGTGTCCACTGGAGGCGGCACAATGAAATGCACAGTGTTTGACCACACAGCGGACTCTCTCCCCAGCCTCCAGAAGCACATTCTCTCCCACTTGTCTCAGACAGGCTACCGGTGCTCCCACTGCCACTTCAGCTTCACCTCCCCTAGGGAACTGGACAAGCACCACGAGATCCACAGACACTGTTTCTCCTACAGTGTCAAATTGGAGCCCTCTAGTCCTCGCCAGGCATCCTCGTCCATCCAGAACAACATGGTCCCTGCTGCTTTCCCCATGGGGCTGTTCTTATCCCATTTCCCCTACTCACAGGACTTACGAGCTGCCCCCCAGGCCTCGGAGATCCTGGCTAAGATGTCTGAGTTGGTCCACCATAGACTGAGGCATGGAGGTACTAACCACTACCCCGCTCATGTCATGTACAGCACCCTTGTCCCCAAAGGGGCCATGTGTTTTGAATGCAACATCACTTTCGGGAACTTGGACAACTACTTAATTCATAAAAAGCACTACTGTAATAGTGGTTGGCAACATGTGGCTAAGCCACATGATTACACCAGTGTCCTGGACAAAGTGACTGACACAGGGAGCCCTAAAAGTGGGGGATTGGGTGGGTTGGGCAGCCTGAACATGAGTCAGGGTCATCTATCTGACCCCAACAGTCATCTCACTTCCCCGTGCCTGAACCTGTCAGGACTAGACCTGTTCACCATTGGGGAGGGGAAGGCACAGGTACAGGCTGAGCTCCCAGGTACTGTGAAGAACCCTTCCATCCCCACCAGAACAGATGACAACCCCTCCATACAGGCAGACGTGACAAGTCCCAAAGCATCTCAAATGCCTAAGACAGAAATCTTAGACCCTAACAAGACAACGTGCGAGCCCTGTAAGATCACCTTCAGTCGTACAGAGACCTATATGGTTCACAAGCAGTATTACTGCGCCACGCGACATGACCCACTCATGAAACGAGCGCAAAGCAACAAACTGCCTGCCACCCAGAGAACGGTGCGTTTACGGAAACGGAAGAAGAACTTCAAAATGAACATTCCCAACAACGAACAACAGAGGTCTTCCATGAATCACCATCCACATTACTTTGGGATAGCACCCACTGGAGGACCAGGCATGTGCCAAGACCCAAGGGAGATATTCGGTAAACAGTTTCACCCCAGATACAACATGTTCCTTGGCATGGTTCCTAAGCATCCAGAGGCTAATCTCCCTTTCACTAAATCAGCTCTGATATCTAAGTGCAACGCCATAGCACAAGATGAACTGGATAACGCTATTGATCTCAGTAAAACGTGTTCATCATCAAGCCCTGGTAAATTATATACCACCCATAAAAGACTCATGGACTATCACGAGTGCACAGTGTGCAAGATCAGCTTCAACAAAGTGGAAGACTACCTTGCACACAAACGGAGCTCTTGCCCAGTCACTGCTCCAGATCGCAAAACATCTGCGGTC GTAGCACTAACGGGGATCAGCTTGCTGTCATCAAAGAGGAAAGCACGGATGAGTTTCTGTCCCAAGAATTTAGCcctcttttatttaaaaaaaatgagacTTGACGAACATATTTCAACCTTTTATAGAATCAAGCCTGCCGACTACACCACAGGTACAGTGGTGATGCAGAGAGAGCTCAGCGAGCTGAGACAAAGCCCCAATGAAGGGAGTGAGGTGAAAAAAGATCAGCCTATGCCTGATGGCTACCAGGAAACACAAGGTGTTTTGCCTCAAAATGGCCCCCAGGAGCCTGAGGACATGGTCATAGACACAGAGAACACACTCCAAGACAACAAGCTTGTGAACTCCCATCTCCCAGACAGCCACGTATCATCCTTGTCAGATTCAGAGAGTCCTGTCAGTGTCAACTCCAAGAAGAGCACTTCCTCATCCTTATCCTCCCCAGCACAATCTAAGACAGAGGATGTACTACCTTCCTGTGTGAAAAGAGGCCTTAACGGCTCCATCCAGGCAACAAAGTGTAGTGTCAAATATTGCCGCCCCTGCGACATCCAGTTCAACAACCTGTCCAACTTTATAACACACAAGAAGTTCTACTGCTCGTCACACACCGCCGAGCACGTCAAATGA